A single Argentina anserina chromosome 7, drPotAnse1.1, whole genome shotgun sequence DNA region contains:
- the LOC126802936 gene encoding transcription factor bHLH91-like: MPESAPEVVFHSHTPTTFPHDENLSRLSMEEELSNYHHHHNAAMEIEQQLQNEMGFATMDQTTTINSHLLNPFETQHQDTNWDNNNEMQQQQLPPVPAPDLLSLFHLPSSNSVLPHSSITFTNPGSFGYEVQDSSAMYDPMFQLPPQPQPPLFRELLHSLPHGYNLGGGGSSLFSNGGDEVDDGSRQLFENGVLEFSKEMKTFGRGRTGGNKGTKHFATERQRRVQLNDKFSALRDLVPNPTKPDRASVVGDAIDYIQELKRTVSELKLLVEKKRCGRERSKRHKTEQDIGARDDDESCNMKPLGDPDHDHSYNNGSLRSSWLQRKSKDTEVDVRIIDDEVTIKLIQRKKINLLLSVSKLLDEFQLELQHAAGGHIGNSYSFLFNTNMYEGSSLYASAIANKLIEALDRQYAATPPTNSYE; the protein is encoded by the exons ATGCCAGAATCAGCCCCAGAAGTTGTTTTCCACAGCCACACCCCCACCACCTTTCCCCATGATGAGAACCTGAGCAGGCTCTCCATGGAAGAAGAACTCTCCaactaccaccaccaccacaacgCCGCCATGGAAATCGAACAGCAGCTTCAAAACGAGATGGGGTTTGCCACCATGGACCAAACCACCACCATTAACTCTCATCTTCTCAACCCCTTTGAGACCCAACACCAAGACACAAACTGGGACAACAACAATGAaatgcaacaacaacaactgcCACCAGTTCCAGCACCTGACCTGCTCAGCCTCTTCCACCTGCCGTCCTCTAACTCTGTGCTTCCACACTCCTCCATTACCTTCACCAATCCGGGGTCTTTCGGGTACGAGGTGCAGGACTCCTCGGCCATGTATGACCCGATGTTCCAGCTGCCTCCGCAGCCGCAGCCGCCGCTGTTCAGGGAGCTGCTGCATTCGCTGCCACATGGGTACAACTTGGGTGGTGGAGGGTCGAGTTTGTTTAGCAATGGTGGGGATGAGGTGGACGATGGGAGCAGGCAGTTGTTTGAGAATGGGGTGCTGGAGTTTTCCAAGGAGATGAAGACGTTTGGAAGAGGGAGAACTGGTGGGAATAAAGGGACCAAGCACTTTGCTACTGAGCGCCAGAGGAGAGTCCAGCTCAACGACAAGTTCTCTGCTTTGAGGGATCTTGTTCCTAACCCAACCAAA CCTGATCGAGCATCTGTGGTGGGAGACGCCATTGATTACATACAGGAGCTCAAGAGGACTGTGAGTGAGCTGAAACTTCTTGTGGAGAAGAAAAGGTGTGGAAGAGAGAGGAGCAAGAGGCACAAGACTGAGCAGGACATAGGTGCCAGAGATGACGATGAGAGCTGTAACATGAAGCCTCTTGGTGACCCTGATCATGACCACTCCTACAACAATGGGTCTCTGAGGAGCTCATGGCTGCAAAGGAAGTCTAAAGACACTGAGGTCGATGTCCGAATTATTGATGATGAAGTCACCATCAAACTGATCcagaggaagaagatcaaTCTGTTGCTATCTGTTTCCAAGCTTCTTGATGAGTTTCAGCTTGAACTTCAGCATGCTGCTGGGGGACACATTGGGAATTCATACAGCTTCTTGTTCAACACCAAC ATGTATGAAGGGTCTTCTTTGTATGCCAGTGCCATTGCAAACAAGCTCATTGAGGCCCTGGACAGGCAGTATGCTGCAACTCCACCTACCAATAGTTATGAGTAA